DNA sequence from the Larus michahellis chromosome Z, bLarMic1.1, whole genome shotgun sequence genome:
TATTTCTTTCCCCAGACATTTTTACCTTTTGTTCATTATTTGTACAATGAGGTAAGGTAATAATTTTTGTATAATAAAGATAAAGTCTCTTTTGCACAAAGCAGTTCAAAGCTAAGGGTGTAGTCACAGTTGTGATTAGCAGAAACCATAATAGTATCATCTGGGTCAATGtaaattgaaataattaatttaatttatgttaTCTTCTAATCTGTACTTGTTGATCCATGTaatctttgtttttctgatttatgatttaatgtaatttattatttttccttattgaTGTGTAATTTACTccaatttaaaatgcagttctgaACTTTGCTTGCCCTCAAgcgcatacacacacatgcacacactcttATAGGTAAATGCATATCCGTCTTCATCTGTGTGCACATGCTCTTGTGGAAGGCAACTGTTACTGTTTGAAGTGCTTTATTAACGCTACTTTTCTTTATTCCAGGCACGGTCAAAAAATCCTTTTATCATCTTCTATACTGTCCATCTTCTACTTTATACTCCTCAGAAGTTCTAGTTACCAGGTGGCTTGGATAGctgcaaaaagcatttcatattttTGCTATCTAAAATGAGCACACCAGGGGTGCCTCTCTTCCACTGAACCTGTTTACTTTGTGCTTCATACATTAGGTGAATAAGGTAGGAAATTAATTCCCTGCGTGCTAGAAGTATCAGTATGAAAGCGCTAACCTCACAGACTGAGCTCTGAAAGTAATGATCAGAGCACCCAAAAGCCCCTTTGATCTGAACTCATTGCAAACACTTAACTCACAGACCGCTATACACTTCCAGTTTTAACTTAGTGCCTAATGAAGTGAAGTTTATCTCTGAAAACCTTTGTCACAGCTGGACATAACTAGCAATACTTAACTTGCAAAACTACAACTTAAGGGGGAAACTAAATGAAACTCAGCAGGTTGTCCTTCTAGGACAAAGTCGAAATGTGCTTTTATAGGTAGTATAATAAAGAATAGTCTTCATCCAGGTCCCCAGACTGCATCGCAAAACCAGCGTGTAATTTGTCTCCTATTATTAGTCTCTGCATAGAAGTGTCAGAGTGGAAAGAAACAGCCACATCAGTCAAGAGTGAGATTCTTCCACAGAGTTATGAGAGGAGTAATATGTGTACCATGCATTTATGGTCAAAGAGCACAATTTATATGCACCTCCAGGAGAATTTTTTTGTTCACCCAATTAAATTTTTAATGGTCAAAGCATAACGACTGTTTATTTACTTAGTCCAGTTACAATAAAGCTAAAGCTTACAATCCAAACCGCACAGTTTCTGTTGAGAATTGTTAATGATACAATAAGATCAGTAGATCCAAGTATCTGCTCTTTTTCTTGCACGTTGAATCCCACCCTTCTGATCATCCATAGCCTAAGAAGACAACCCTCCTCTCTCAGGCAGAACCATTTGGTGAGTTTTCACATCCCAAGCTGTTTGCCAGGGGAGCACAGTGTTGTTGCAGCACAGTTACTCGTGGGATTTTCTTCTTCGTCAGTCTGGACTTTACTCAATACTGGTTTTATGTGCTTCAAACAGCTTATTTGCTAAAAAAAACCTATCTAATGGGATCTTAAATTTAGTTatgccatatttttttaaatctatgaaTCCTTCTGTGCGTATGGGAGGATTTCTTTTATGATGCGATCCACATGACTGAGCACAGATGAACAAAACTTGACTCAAATTTAAGTTGAAAACTTCTTAAGCACTAGCCACATGACTCTCAAAGCCCAAAGACACAGGTCAGGCAATGAATGCCTGCCCATTGGGTAATTTTGCCATTACGAGTAGCACCAGCTGGACAATAGTCATCTATCCAGACCTGAGAGGAAGTTACAAGCAGGAGCTATGTAAATAATTTTACAAGTACAACTAAAATGAAGCCCAAAATAACCCATAACAAGGTCTCACAAAGCTTGAGGCACCTTGTCAGGTTTATTACTGTTACGAAGCCCGACTCCCAATACTACCACTTGGCATCAAGTTGGCTGTACCACAGGGATTAAAGCCCTTCCATAGTCCTTGCTTGCAGCGTACCTTACTTTGCAAATGTCTCATACGCACCTACCTTTGATGAGCACcaacattattatttattttttttcttcttcttttgaaatGGGTTATTGAGTATCTTCGTTTTGTAGCAACCCTTGAAAAAGTCTCTTGCCTTTGGTGACTAAACCTATAAAGTACAGCCTTTGGAGACAGGTATTTGATTTAATAGAGGTTATCTTGCCTTCTACTTTCCTTAGTTTTAACCTGAAGGCAGGAATGAATAAATCTCTTACTAACTGTGATTTCCACATAATTTGTTGTGCTTCTTTGGACATTGTGCTGCTTAAATACAGTCTGCTCATCTTATCTTGGTTTTCTCTCCCTCAGAGCTAGTTTACGTATCTTGGAAGTACAAAGATGTGTTCTGTAGACACTTCTCAGGTCTTTGGTTCCAAAAATCACATAAAATCTCTCTGTGCAGTAAAAGCAAAGAATCAATTTGTCCTTAATACAAATTCTAATCAGAGATGCACCAGTTCTTCCTTCCTCATCTGAGACATTGTGTATGTGTATGAGCGAACAAGCTCCATCTATTTATAGCTGTAATGTGTGCAATAAATGTTAAAAGGGATCTTTTCATTGTCAAGGAGCTCCTTTTCTTGAAGATAATGCATCATTAAGGTTTGCTTTAAAACACTGACATGAATAAGACAAAAGCCTAGTTTCATATTACCTCACAGAGGTGCAATGCTGTAAACTTTTCACAAATGTGATTAGTCCTATTTGCAGAATGTATGGTGTTTATCTCTGTATTAGTTATAGCACTGTCTTGAGGAGACCTGCTGagagtaagaaaataataaaacctaaCCTCCTTTACTGTTTGCAGTAGGAAAAGTTGTTTTGTCTCCTCTGAAGTCTGGAAGGAAAATGCTGGATAAAGAGATCCTTCAACAAACCCAATGATAATGaaggaaaatctgtttttttgttggttttgccaTTTGCAAtaggtttttttgtattgtttcaaaTGCAAACACATGTGCCTGCTTTGAAATGGTACTGTAAAATTGGCAGAGATCTTTTTCTGAAGACTTATCTTATCCTCTTTTCCATCCTTATCCCCACAGGCCCGTGACGGAGGGTTAGACTGGATCAGTGGAGTCATGCGTCACACAGCTGTATCATGCTGGCAGCCATTCCTGGGTCTGGCTGTGCTGCTAGTCTTCATGGGCCCCACCATAGGCTGCCCGGCCCGCTGTGAATGCTCAGCACAGAACAAGTCCGTCAGCTGTCACCGAAGGCGTCTGATGTCCATCCCAGAGGGCATTCCCATTGAGACCAAAATCTTGGACCTCAGCAAGAACCGGTTGAAGAGCGTCAACCCTGAGGAATTCACATCATACCCTTTGCTGGAGGAGATTGACCTCAGTGACAATATAGTTGCCAATGTGGAGCCTGGAGCCTTTAACAATCTCTTCAACTTGCGCTCCCTGAGGCTGAAAGGAAATCGTCTGAAGCTGGTTCCCCTTGGGGTGTTCACTGGGTTGTCAAACTTAACAAAACTTGATATAAGTGAAAACAAGATTGTCATTTTGCTGGACTACATGTTCCAAGATCTGCATAACCTAAAGTCCCTGGAGGTTGGGGACAATGATTTGGTTTATATATCACACAGGGCTTTTAGCGGACTGCTTAGCCTGGAGCAGCTCACCCTGGAGAGATGCAACCTCACAGCTGTACCAACAGAAGCTCTTTCTCACCTCCACAACCTCATCAGTCTCCATCTGAAACAGCTCAACATTAATGCTTTGCCTGCGTATGCCTTTAAAAGACTGTTTCGCCTGAAAGACCTGGAGATAGATGCCTGGCCCCTCCTGGACATGCTGCCTGCCAACAGTCTGTATGGTCTCAACCTTACTTCTCTCTCCATCACCAACACCAACCTGTCTGCAGTACCTTACTCTGCTTTTAAACATCTGGTTTACCTGACACATCTAAACCTCTCTTACAACCCTATCAGCACCATTGAAGCAGGCATGCTTTCAGATTTAGTGCGCCTGCAGGAACTCCACATGGTGGGGGCCCAGCTACGTACCATTGAACCACATGCTTTCCAAGGGCTCCGATTCTTACGCGTGCTTAATGTGTCCCAAAACCTGCTAGAAACCCTAGAAGAGAATGTATTCCACTCCCCCAAAAGCCTTGAGGTCCTCTGCATTAACAACAACCCTCTGG
Encoded proteins:
- the LINGO2 gene encoding leucine-rich repeat and immunoglobulin-like domain-containing nogo receptor-interacting protein 2 isoform X1, whose protein sequence is MIKYSILTSLSGKKICMVKRKYWTFKSIKQARDGGLDWISGVMRHTAVSCWQPFLGLAVLLVFMGPTIGCPARCECSAQNKSVSCHRRRLMSIPEGIPIETKILDLSKNRLKSVNPEEFTSYPLLEEIDLSDNIVANVEPGAFNNLFNLRSLRLKGNRLKLVPLGVFTGLSNLTKLDISENKIVILLDYMFQDLHNLKSLEVGDNDLVYISHRAFSGLLSLEQLTLERCNLTAVPTEALSHLHNLISLHLKQLNINALPAYAFKRLFRLKDLEIDAWPLLDMLPANSLYGLNLTSLSITNTNLSAVPYSAFKHLVYLTHLNLSYNPISTIEAGMLSDLVRLQELHMVGAQLRTIEPHAFQGLRFLRVLNVSQNLLETLEENVFHSPKSLEVLCINNNPLACDCRLLWILQRQPTLQFGGQPPMCAGPDSVKERSFKDFHSTALSFYFTCKKPKIQDKKLQYLVVEEGQTVQLICNADGDPQPTISWVTPRRRLITTKSNGRATVLGDGTLEIRFAQDQDTGIYVCIASNAAGNDTYSASLTVKGFTSDRFLYANRTPMYMTDSNDTSSNGTNANTFSLDLKTILVSTAMGCFTFLGVVLFCFLLLFVWSRGKGKHKTSIDLEYVPRKNNGAVVEGEVAGPRRFNMKMI
- the LINGO2 gene encoding leucine-rich repeat and immunoglobulin-like domain-containing nogo receptor-interacting protein 2 isoform X2; translated protein: MRHTAVSCWQPFLGLAVLLVFMGPTIGCPARCECSAQNKSVSCHRRRLMSIPEGIPIETKILDLSKNRLKSVNPEEFTSYPLLEEIDLSDNIVANVEPGAFNNLFNLRSLRLKGNRLKLVPLGVFTGLSNLTKLDISENKIVILLDYMFQDLHNLKSLEVGDNDLVYISHRAFSGLLSLEQLTLERCNLTAVPTEALSHLHNLISLHLKQLNINALPAYAFKRLFRLKDLEIDAWPLLDMLPANSLYGLNLTSLSITNTNLSAVPYSAFKHLVYLTHLNLSYNPISTIEAGMLSDLVRLQELHMVGAQLRTIEPHAFQGLRFLRVLNVSQNLLETLEENVFHSPKSLEVLCINNNPLACDCRLLWILQRQPTLQFGGQPPMCAGPDSVKERSFKDFHSTALSFYFTCKKPKIQDKKLQYLVVEEGQTVQLICNADGDPQPTISWVTPRRRLITTKSNGRATVLGDGTLEIRFAQDQDTGIYVCIASNAAGNDTYSASLTVKGFTSDRFLYANRTPMYMTDSNDTSSNGTNANTFSLDLKTILVSTAMGCFTFLGVVLFCFLLLFVWSRGKGKHKTSIDLEYVPRKNNGAVVEGEVAGPRRFNMKMI